A window of Paenibacillus polygoni contains these coding sequences:
- the purM gene encoding phosphoribosylformylglycinamidine cyclo-ligase, translated as MSEAYKNAGVDIAAGNEAVEKMKKHVKRTFRPEVMTDLGGFGALFGLNKDKYDEPVLVSGTDGVGTKLKIAFAMDRHDTIGIDAVAMCVNDIVVQGAEPLFFLDYLACDKVVPDKIEAIVAGIAEGCHQSGAALIGGETAEMPGMYSDGEYDIAGFTVGIVDKAKIINGTTITPGDTVIGVASSGVHSNGFSLVRKLLLEQAGYSLQDEVAELGGKLGNELLKPTKVYVKPILALLDEVKVKGMAHITGGGFIENIPRMLPANVNVEINYGSWPILPIFKLMQQKGSISNKDMFTTFNMGVGMVIVVSEADAEKTLESLRANGEEAYTIGRVTEGNQVVTFTGAEV; from the coding sequence TTGTCAGAAGCCTACAAGAATGCCGGCGTTGATATCGCGGCAGGCAATGAAGCGGTAGAAAAGATGAAAAAACATGTGAAGCGTACATTCCGGCCAGAAGTGATGACAGACCTCGGTGGATTTGGCGCTTTGTTTGGTTTGAATAAAGATAAATACGATGAGCCGGTTCTGGTATCGGGTACAGACGGGGTAGGAACGAAGCTCAAAATTGCATTCGCCATGGATCGTCATGACACCATTGGTATTGATGCAGTGGCGATGTGTGTGAATGATATTGTCGTTCAGGGTGCGGAGCCTCTTTTCTTCCTGGATTACCTTGCTTGTGACAAAGTCGTTCCAGATAAAATTGAAGCCATCGTAGCGGGCATTGCGGAAGGTTGTCATCAATCAGGCGCAGCACTGATTGGCGGCGAGACAGCGGAAATGCCAGGGATGTATAGTGATGGTGAATATGATATAGCTGGTTTTACAGTGGGTATCGTAGATAAAGCCAAAATCATTAACGGAACTACCATTACACCTGGAGATACTGTGATCGGGGTTGCTTCTAGCGGAGTTCATAGTAACGGATTCTCTCTTGTTCGTAAGCTGCTTCTGGAGCAAGCCGGCTACAGTCTTCAGGATGAGGTTGCGGAACTCGGCGGTAAGCTTGGAAATGAACTGTTGAAGCCAACTAAAGTCTATGTAAAGCCAATCTTGGCACTTCTGGATGAAGTAAAAGTTAAAGGTATGGCACATATTACGGGCGGTGGATTTATCGAAAATATTCCGCGGATGCTTCCAGCAAACGTGAATGTAGAGATTAACTATGGCTCATGGCCGATTCTGCCAATCTTTAAACTGATGCAGCAAAAAGGAAGTATTTCTAACAAAGACATGTTCACTACCTTCAATATGGGGGTTGGCATGGTGATTGTAGTAAGTGAAGCAGATGCAGAAAAAACACTCGAATCCTTGCGTGCAAATGGAGAGGAAGCTTACACCATTGGCCGTGTAACCGAAGGAAACCAAGTAGTGACCTTTACTGGAGCGGAAGTATAA
- the purE gene encoding 5-(carboxyamino)imidazole ribonucleotide mutase, whose protein sequence is MSVQVGVIMGSKSDWETMSHACEVLEELGLSYEKKVVSAHRTPDLMFEYAESAYERGIKVIIAGAGGAAHLPGMVASKTVVPVIGVPVQTKALSGLDSLLSIVQMPGGIPVATVAIGKAGAINAGLLAAQMISSFDPEIAKRVTERRDRIRTEVLESSDTL, encoded by the coding sequence ATGTCAGTGCAAGTCGGTGTTATTATGGGAAGCAAATCAGATTGGGAAACCATGTCGCATGCATGTGAAGTACTCGAGGAACTTGGCCTTTCTTATGAGAAAAAGGTAGTCTCTGCTCATCGTACGCCAGATCTTATGTTTGAATATGCAGAGTCTGCTTATGAACGTGGAATCAAGGTCATTATTGCCGGAGCGGGAGGCGCTGCGCACTTACCTGGGATGGTAGCATCCAAAACGGTCGTGCCTGTCATTGGTGTTCCTGTACAGACAAAAGCTCTAAGTGGTCTGGATTCTCTGCTATCCATCGTGCAAATGCCGGGCGGCATTCCTGTGGCTACCGTAGCGATAGGAAAAGCAGGTGCAATAAACGCTGGGCTGCTGGCTGCACAGATGATCAGCTCCTTTGACCCGGAGATTGCAAAACGTGTAACAGAAAGAAGAGATCGGATTCGCACTGAAGTCCTAGAAAGCAGTGACACTTTATGA
- the purQ gene encoding phosphoribosylformylglycinamidine synthase subunit PurQ, giving the protein MKFAVLVFPGSNCDIDCYKAVEETIGQTVDYVWHTATDLSAYDCIIVPGGFSYGDYLRCGAISRFAPVMNEVAKAAEQGKYIIGICNGFQILTEAGLLPGALLRNEGMKFICHDAVLKVENNNTPFTREYEAGEEIVIPIAHGEGNYYCDEETLAEITENNQIVFTYKNNHNGSLNNIAGVSNKAGNVVGMMPHPERAVNEVLGTTDGKRMFTSILNAWRDQHDAASIR; this is encoded by the coding sequence ATGAAATTTGCAGTTCTTGTGTTTCCGGGTTCCAACTGTGATATCGACTGTTACAAAGCAGTAGAGGAAACGATTGGACAAACGGTCGATTATGTATGGCATACGGCGACGGATTTGTCAGCTTACGATTGTATCATCGTTCCTGGAGGTTTCTCCTATGGTGATTATCTCAGATGCGGAGCGATCTCTCGCTTTGCTCCTGTCATGAATGAAGTAGCTAAAGCAGCAGAACAAGGCAAATATATCATCGGAATCTGCAACGGATTCCAAATCCTGACGGAAGCGGGTCTCCTGCCAGGTGCACTCCTTCGCAACGAAGGGATGAAGTTCATTTGTCATGATGCGGTACTTAAAGTGGAAAACAACAATACTCCGTTCACTCGCGAATATGAGGCAGGCGAAGAAATCGTCATTCCGATCGCACACGGGGAAGGTAACTATTACTGTGATGAAGAGACACTGGCTGAGATTACTGAAAATAACCAGATCGTCTTTACTTATAAAAATAACCATAACGGATCTTTAAATAACATCGCCGGTGTCAGCAACAAAGCCGGTAACGTCGTTGGCATGATGCCTCATCCGGAACGTGCCGTAAACGAAGTGCTTGGAACAACGGATGGCAAACGTATGTTTACTTCGATTTTGAATGCTTGGAGGGATCAACATGACGCAGCAAGTATCCGTTAA
- the purL gene encoding phosphoribosylformylglycinamidine synthase subunit PurL → MTQQVSVKEPTAAQVAEHKLYQQMGVSDSEYDLIVSFMGRQPNYTEIGVFSVMWSEHCAYKNSKPLLRRFPTTGERVLMGPGEGAGIVDIGDNQAVVFKIESHNHPSAVEPFQGAATGVGGIIRDIFSMGARPIATLNSLRFGKLESDRVKYLFEHVVSGIAGYGNCIGIPTVGGEVMFDESYDGNPLVNAMCVGLIDHDKIQRGVAKGVGNPVFYVGPPTGRDGIHGATFASVELTEESESKRTAVQVGDPFMEKLVMESCLELIDSGIVLGIQDMGAAGLTCSSAEMASKAGNGLELYLDQVPQREEGMTPYEMMLSESQERMLFVVEPKDEAQAMEIFERWGVICAKVGKVTDDGRLKLYHHGEVVGDMPVHALVDECPVYNKPSAVPEYYVENGKIDTLRYEEVSDLTGALKTVLSSPTVSSKAWVYNQYDYMVRTSTAVRPGSDAAVVTVHGTRKGLAMTTDCNGRYVYLDPEVGGKIAVSEAARNIVCSGAEPLAITDNLNFGSPEKPDIFWQMEKSVDGMAEACNVLGTPVIGGNVSMYNENAKGAIYPTPVVGMVGLVHDTDHITTQGFKNEEDVILLLGDTFAELGGSEFQYAVHGVTEGRPPKLDLATEKALLDTVLGAIQKGLVESAHDLSEGGLAVALAESCISGGKGAKVSMATELRKDHALFSESQSRILLTATKENAEALEAFVKNNGVPVQVIGQVTGSNLTVELNGTSAVDESVAVLKQVWEDVIPCLMK, encoded by the coding sequence ATGACGCAGCAAGTATCCGTTAAAGAACCAACCGCAGCACAGGTTGCGGAGCATAAACTTTATCAGCAAATGGGCGTTTCGGACAGTGAGTATGATCTGATCGTATCCTTTATGGGACGTCAGCCTAACTATACAGAGATCGGCGTATTCAGTGTAATGTGGTCTGAGCACTGTGCATACAAGAACTCAAAACCATTGCTTCGCCGTTTCCCAACGACAGGAGAACGTGTTCTCATGGGACCTGGGGAAGGTGCCGGAATCGTTGACATCGGTGATAATCAAGCAGTTGTATTTAAAATCGAAAGTCATAACCATCCATCCGCAGTTGAACCTTTCCAAGGTGCTGCAACAGGTGTGGGCGGGATTATCCGCGATATTTTCTCAATGGGAGCAAGACCGATTGCAACACTGAACTCCCTGCGTTTCGGTAAACTCGAAAGCGACCGTGTGAAGTATTTGTTCGAACATGTTGTCTCCGGTATTGCTGGCTATGGTAACTGTATCGGGATTCCAACCGTTGGCGGCGAAGTAATGTTCGATGAGAGCTATGACGGTAATCCGCTCGTGAATGCAATGTGTGTTGGACTGATCGATCATGATAAAATCCAGCGCGGTGTAGCTAAAGGGGTAGGTAACCCTGTGTTTTATGTGGGGCCTCCTACGGGCCGTGATGGAATTCACGGGGCAACATTTGCTTCTGTTGAACTTACGGAAGAGTCCGAATCCAAGCGTACCGCAGTTCAAGTTGGCGATCCATTCATGGAAAAACTCGTTATGGAATCTTGTCTTGAACTGATCGACTCCGGTATCGTGCTTGGTATTCAGGATATGGGCGCAGCGGGACTTACATGTTCTAGTGCGGAGATGGCAAGTAAAGCGGGAAATGGTCTAGAACTATACCTTGATCAAGTACCGCAGCGTGAAGAAGGTATGACTCCTTATGAAATGATGCTGTCTGAATCTCAAGAGCGGATGCTGTTCGTTGTTGAGCCAAAAGATGAAGCACAAGCGATGGAAATCTTTGAACGTTGGGGCGTTATCTGCGCCAAAGTTGGTAAAGTAACCGATGATGGAAGACTCAAACTATATCATCACGGCGAGGTTGTTGGCGACATGCCAGTTCATGCACTTGTTGACGAATGTCCGGTGTACAACAAACCTTCAGCTGTTCCTGAATATTATGTTGAAAATGGAAAAATCGACACCCTTCGTTATGAAGAAGTGTCGGATCTTACAGGCGCTCTAAAAACGGTATTGTCCTCGCCGACCGTTTCAAGCAAGGCGTGGGTATACAACCAATATGACTATATGGTTCGGACAAGTACAGCCGTTCGTCCTGGTTCCGATGCAGCGGTGGTAACCGTTCATGGAACACGCAAAGGACTTGCTATGACAACTGATTGTAACGGACGTTACGTATATCTAGACCCAGAAGTGGGCGGAAAAATTGCAGTCAGCGAAGCTGCTCGTAACATTGTCTGCTCTGGTGCAGAACCACTGGCAATTACAGATAACCTAAACTTTGGTTCTCCTGAGAAACCGGATATTTTCTGGCAAATGGAAAAATCCGTAGACGGTATGGCAGAAGCTTGTAACGTACTTGGAACACCAGTTATCGGCGGTAACGTAAGTATGTACAACGAAAATGCTAAAGGAGCAATCTATCCAACGCCGGTTGTTGGTATGGTGGGTCTCGTACATGATACAGATCATATTACGACACAAGGTTTCAAAAACGAGGAAGACGTTATTCTCTTGCTCGGAGATACTTTCGCTGAACTTGGCGGCAGTGAATTCCAGTATGCGGTTCATGGTGTAACTGAAGGACGTCCGCCGAAACTGGATCTGGCTACAGAGAAAGCACTTCTAGATACAGTACTTGGCGCGATTCAAAAAGGACTTGTCGAGTCTGCACATGATTTATCTGAGGGCGGTCTCGCTGTTGCTCTAGCGGAAAGCTGTATCAGCGGCGGTAAAGGGGCTAAGGTAAGTATGGCAACAGAGCTTCGCAAAGATCATGCTTTGTTTAGTGAAAGCCAGTCTCGAATCTTGCTGACAGCAACAAAAGAAAATGCAGAAGCTTTAGAAGCATTTGTGAAAAATAACGGGGTTCCTGTACAAGTGATCGGACAAGTAACAGGCAGCAATCTAACAGTGGAGTTGAACGGTACATCAGCTGTGGACGAATCGGTAGCGGTTCTGAAACAGGTCTGGGAGGATGTTATTCCATGTCTGATGAAGTAA
- a CDS encoding phosphoribosylaminoimidazolesuccinocarboxamide synthase, translated as MTLSTAVELVNAPLLYKGKVRELYDLGEHYLIVVTDRISAFDYILEPAVPEKGNVLNRLSAFWFEQTKDWMENHVVHTDVELLGDVVKDKEQLKDRIMVTRKAERIDIECVVRGYITGGGWRQYEASGTVNGIQLPQGLRKNSKLEQPIFTPAAKNDVGHDEDISMAQMEEMVGKELAQELEAKSLELYAYARDYCEKRGIILADCKFEFGMVDGKVILIDEIFTPDASRFWAKENYALDVEIDSMDKEPVRTYLSSTDWDKNSQPDPLPQHVVEATSARYMDIMNRLI; from the coding sequence ATGACACTATCAACCGCGGTAGAGCTCGTAAACGCACCGCTGTTATACAAAGGAAAAGTTCGTGAATTATATGATCTTGGCGAACATTATCTGATTGTTGTAACGGACCGCATTTCCGCATTTGACTATATACTTGAGCCGGCTGTCCCTGAGAAGGGGAACGTTCTTAACCGCCTGAGTGCATTCTGGTTCGAGCAGACAAAAGATTGGATGGAGAACCATGTTGTTCATACCGATGTTGAGTTGCTTGGTGACGTGGTCAAGGATAAAGAGCAGTTAAAAGATCGCATCATGGTTACCCGCAAAGCAGAACGTATTGATATCGAGTGTGTTGTTCGCGGCTATATTACAGGCGGCGGCTGGAGACAATACGAAGCTTCAGGAACCGTGAACGGAATTCAGCTTCCGCAGGGACTGCGTAAGAATTCCAAGCTGGAACAGCCGATTTTCACGCCTGCTGCCAAAAATGATGTCGGTCATGATGAAGATATCTCAATGGCTCAGATGGAAGAGATGGTTGGAAAAGAGCTGGCTCAGGAACTCGAAGCGAAAAGCCTTGAACTTTACGCCTATGCAAGAGATTATTGCGAGAAGCGTGGCATTATCTTAGCAGACTGCAAGTTTGAATTCGGTATGGTAGATGGAAAAGTGATTCTCATCGACGAGATTTTTACACCGGATGCTTCAAGATTCTGGGCAAAAGAGAATTACGCGCTGGATGTAGAAATCGACAGTATGGACAAGGAACCAGTAAGAACGTACCTTTCTTCTACCGATTGGGATAAAAATAGTCAGCCTGATCCGCTTCCGCAGCATGTGGTGGAAGCAACATCAGCCCGCTATATGGATATTATGAACCGATTGATATAG
- the purS gene encoding phosphoribosylformylglycinamidine synthase subunit PurS has translation MIKATVYVTIKQSVLDPQGVAVQGALHSMGFAEVDSVRIGKYLELTLDTSDKKEAEERVKVMCEKLLANTVVEDYRFELEG, from the coding sequence ATGATAAAAGCTACTGTATACGTAACGATCAAACAAAGCGTGCTAGATCCACAAGGGGTTGCGGTGCAAGGAGCACTTCATTCCATGGGTTTTGCAGAAGTGGACAGTGTACGAATTGGGAAATACCTTGAACTTACTTTAGATACAAGTGATAAAAAGGAAGCAGAAGAACGCGTAAAAGTGATGTGTGAGAAACTGCTCGCAAACACAGTTGTAGAAGACTATCGCTTTGAATTGGAGGGTTAA
- the purF gene encoding amidophosphoribosyltransferase, translated as MSDEVSVPKFWTGDYYNEGSGKEGLFDKLKEECGVFGVYRHPEAASLSYYGLHALQHRGEESAGMCVSDGNEFHYHRGMGLVKEVFTKDLMATLTGDISIGHVRYSTSGDSKLTNAQPLVFKYRDGDLAVATNGNIVNAPEIRKELEQSGSIFQTTSDTEVIAHLIARSSKDLVEAAKDAFRRIVGGYAFLIMTNDRLLVASDPHGLRPLTMGKLGDAYIFASETCALETIGAELIRDIEPGELLILDENGLHEDRFEEQKHRKALCAMEYIYFARPDSDMNGSNQHAARKRMGSQMALESFVDADVVTGVPDSSISAAIGYAEQTGIPYELGMIKNKYTGRTFIQPSQELREQGVKMKLSAVRRVVEGKRVVMIDDSIVRGTTSRRIVNMLRDAGATEVHVRITSPPFKNPCFYGIDTPNRDELIASSRSVEEICREINADSLSFLSPEGLIASIKGNHQDEYKGGLCLACFDNDYPTTLNFKEGAKAGCGC; from the coding sequence ATGTCTGATGAAGTAAGCGTTCCGAAGTTCTGGACAGGTGACTATTACAACGAAGGTTCGGGTAAAGAAGGACTTTTCGATAAATTAAAAGAGGAATGCGGGGTTTTCGGGGTGTATAGACACCCTGAAGCCGCTTCTTTATCCTATTACGGACTTCACGCCCTTCAGCATCGTGGAGAAGAAAGTGCCGGCATGTGTGTTAGTGACGGTAATGAGTTCCATTACCACCGCGGGATGGGACTTGTAAAAGAAGTATTTACAAAAGATCTTATGGCTACGTTGACTGGAGATATCTCCATAGGTCATGTGCGCTACTCCACTAGTGGAGACAGCAAACTGACGAATGCACAGCCGCTTGTATTTAAATATCGTGACGGCGATCTTGCCGTTGCGACGAATGGTAATATCGTGAATGCGCCCGAAATCCGTAAGGAACTGGAGCAAAGCGGTTCGATTTTTCAAACAACCAGCGATACAGAAGTGATTGCTCACCTGATTGCGCGGTCATCGAAGGATTTAGTCGAGGCAGCAAAAGATGCTTTCCGCCGAATCGTGGGGGGATATGCTTTTCTGATTATGACGAACGATCGTCTGCTCGTAGCATCTGATCCACACGGACTTCGTCCGCTGACGATGGGCAAGCTCGGGGATGCTTATATTTTTGCTTCCGAGACTTGTGCACTGGAGACCATTGGCGCGGAACTGATCCGTGACATTGAGCCTGGCGAGCTGCTGATCTTAGATGAAAACGGACTTCATGAAGATCGTTTTGAAGAGCAAAAGCACCGGAAAGCACTTTGTGCAATGGAGTATATCTACTTTGCTCGTCCAGATAGTGATATGAATGGTTCTAACCAGCACGCAGCAAGAAAACGGATGGGCAGCCAAATGGCGCTTGAATCCTTTGTTGATGCTGATGTAGTAACAGGGGTACCGGACTCTAGTATATCGGCAGCGATAGGATATGCAGAGCAAACGGGCATTCCGTATGAGCTTGGAATGATTAAGAACAAATATACAGGTCGTACATTTATTCAGCCAAGTCAGGAACTGCGAGAGCAGGGCGTGAAGATGAAGCTGAGTGCTGTACGCCGGGTAGTAGAAGGTAAACGTGTGGTTATGATTGATGATTCCATCGTGCGGGGAACGACATCGCGCCGGATCGTCAATATGCTGCGTGATGCAGGAGCAACGGAGGTACATGTACGGATTACCTCACCTCCGTTTAAAAATCCTTGTTTCTACGGGATCGATACACCAAATCGAGATGAACTCATTGCTTCTTCCAGATCGGTTGAAGAGATTTGCAGAGAGATTAATGCGGATTCCTTGTCTTTCCTAAGTCCCGAGGGCCTGATTGCTTCGATTAAAGGCAATCATCAAGATGAATATAAGGGCGGCTTATGCCTTGCCTGCTTTGATAATGATTATCCAACGACCCTGAATTTTAAAGAAGGGGCGAAGGCCGGCTGCGGTTGCTAA
- the purB gene encoding adenylosuccinate lyase: MIERYSRPEMRAIWTEENKFQAWLEVELCACEAWVELGVIPKEDAELLRKNASFDIERIYEIEKETRHDVIAFTRTVSESLGEERKWVHYGLTSTDVVDTANGYLLRQANEILEKDILNFIEILKDKAIEYKHTPMMGRTHGVHAEPTTFGLKMALWYEEMKRNLERFRRAADNVQFGKISGAVGTYANIDPFVEEFVCKKLGTKAAPISTQTLQRDRHAEYMATLALIATSLDKFATEVRALQKSEFREVEEAFAKGQKGSSAMPHKRNPIGSENISGLSRVIRGHMLTAYENVTLWHERDISHSSAERVILPDATMLLNYMLNRFGNIIKNLTVFPENMKRNMARTYGVPFSGRIMTKLIDKGFSREQAYDTVQPRAMEAWETQRQFREIVESTPEITEVLSAEEIEDAFNPAWHLKHVDTIFAKLGLN; the protein is encoded by the coding sequence ATGATTGAACGTTATAGCAGACCCGAAATGAGGGCTATTTGGACGGAAGAGAATAAATTTCAAGCTTGGTTAGAAGTTGAACTTTGCGCTTGCGAAGCATGGGTAGAACTTGGTGTTATTCCTAAAGAAGATGCGGAGTTACTTCGGAAAAATGCAAGTTTCGATATTGAGCGGATCTATGAAATTGAGAAAGAAACGCGCCATGACGTGATTGCTTTTACTCGTACGGTATCGGAGAGCTTAGGCGAAGAGCGCAAATGGGTGCATTACGGTTTAACTTCTACGGACGTAGTGGATACAGCGAATGGTTATCTGCTTCGTCAAGCAAATGAAATTTTGGAAAAAGATATCTTGAATTTCATTGAAATCTTGAAAGACAAAGCGATCGAATACAAACATACCCCGATGATGGGACGTACGCATGGTGTACACGCAGAGCCGACTACTTTTGGTCTGAAAATGGCACTTTGGTACGAAGAAATGAAACGGAATTTGGAGCGGTTCCGCCGTGCAGCTGACAATGTACAATTTGGTAAAATTTCAGGTGCGGTTGGAACGTACGCAAACATCGATCCTTTTGTTGAGGAGTTTGTATGTAAGAAACTTGGAACAAAAGCAGCTCCAATCTCTACCCAAACACTGCAGCGTGATCGTCATGCGGAATACATGGCTACTCTCGCTCTAATCGCAACATCACTCGACAAATTTGCAACAGAAGTGCGTGCGCTTCAGAAGAGTGAGTTCCGTGAAGTGGAAGAGGCTTTTGCTAAAGGTCAAAAAGGTTCATCTGCGATGCCGCATAAACGTAACCCAATCGGCAGCGAAAATATTTCCGGTCTGTCCCGCGTTATCCGCGGACATATGCTGACTGCTTACGAGAACGTAACGCTCTGGCATGAGCGCGACATCTCTCACTCTTCTGCTGAACGTGTCATCTTACCGGATGCAACGATGCTGCTGAATTATATGTTGAACCGTTTTGGTAACATCATTAAGAACCTGACGGTATTCCCAGAGAATATGAAACGTAACATGGCTAGAACATATGGTGTTCCTTTCTCCGGCCGCATTATGACGAAGCTGATCGACAAAGGGTTCAGCCGTGAGCAAGCGTATGACACGGTTCAGCCACGGGCAATGGAAGCATGGGAAACACAGCGTCAGTTCCGTGAGATTGTAGAATCTACACCAGAGATCACGGAAGTGCTGAGTGCAGAAGAAATTGAAGATGCATTTAACCCAGCATGGCACCTGAAGCATGTGGATACGATTTTTGCGAAGCTTGGTCTGAATTAG
- the purK gene encoding 5-(carboxyamino)imidazole ribonucleotide synthase: MSQNTTSRVVTERNVIDSESKVLKPGSVIGVLGGGQLGRMMTLSGAAMGYRFITLDPAHASPCGQIAEQIVADYSDQDAARELARRCDVITYEFENVDAEVAALLEEESYVPQGSKLLYTTQHRLREKQAIEAAGVPVAPYREVKSAADMEEAVEALGVPCVLKTVTGGYDGKGQRVIREKEAALRAYEELGGSSVELVLEQFVPFTCEISVVAARNPQGQTKTFPPAENIHVNNILHTSIVPARVSSELQLEAQHLASQLAESLQVVGLLAVELFVTEDGKLYVNELAPRPHNSGHYTMEACTTTQFEQHVRAICGLPLADTTLLSPVVMVNVLGEHMEEVVDRFSVSDPEAEELGIAAKLHLYGKAEAKTGRKMGHINLLCHDVQHAMMWIEKTNIWRNQNS, from the coding sequence ATGAGTCAGAACACAACTAGCAGAGTAGTGACTGAACGGAACGTGATTGATTCAGAGAGTAAAGTACTGAAACCAGGTTCAGTTATAGGGGTACTGGGCGGTGGACAGCTTGGACGCATGATGACTCTCTCAGGAGCTGCGATGGGATACCGGTTCATTACTTTAGATCCGGCCCATGCATCTCCCTGTGGTCAGATTGCGGAGCAGATTGTTGCGGATTACAGTGACCAAGATGCGGCTCGTGAGCTTGCAAGACGGTGCGATGTTATCACCTATGAATTCGAGAATGTAGATGCAGAGGTTGCAGCTCTTTTAGAAGAAGAATCTTATGTTCCTCAAGGAAGTAAGCTGCTGTACACAACACAGCACAGACTTAGAGAGAAACAAGCTATAGAAGCTGCAGGTGTTCCTGTTGCTCCTTACCGGGAAGTGAAAAGTGCGGCGGACATGGAAGAAGCAGTGGAAGCGCTCGGTGTACCTTGTGTACTTAAGACAGTCACTGGCGGCTATGATGGAAAAGGTCAGCGAGTGATTCGTGAGAAAGAGGCAGCACTTCGCGCATATGAGGAACTGGGCGGATCTTCAGTGGAACTTGTTCTTGAGCAGTTTGTTCCTTTTACTTGTGAAATCTCTGTCGTTGCAGCGCGTAATCCGCAAGGGCAGACCAAAACATTTCCGCCGGCAGAAAACATCCATGTAAACAATATTCTTCATACCTCTATTGTACCTGCCAGAGTATCTTCCGAGCTTCAGCTCGAAGCACAGCATCTTGCTTCACAGCTTGCTGAATCCTTACAGGTTGTAGGGCTGCTGGCTGTAGAGCTATTTGTTACAGAGGATGGGAAACTTTACGTTAATGAACTGGCTCCGCGTCCTCATAACTCAGGACACTATACGATGGAAGCTTGTACGACAACTCAGTTCGAGCAGCATGTAAGAGCGATCTGTGGTTTGCCTCTTGCAGATACAACGTTATTAAGTCCTGTGGTTATGGTCAATGTACTTGGCGAACATATGGAAGAAGTAGTAGATCGCTTTTCTGTATCCGACCCGGAAGCAGAGGAACTGGGTATAGCGGCTAAACTTCATCTGTATGGAAAAGCGGAAGCAAAAACAGGACGTAAAATGGGACATATTAATCTCTTATGCCACGATGTGCAGCATGCAATGATGTGGATTGAGAAAACGAATATTTGGAGGAATCAAAATTCATGA
- the purN gene encoding phosphoribosylglycinamide formyltransferase — protein MSGLRIAVFASGQGSNFQALVEAASNGKIKGSIELLVSDKPQALVVQKAQSAGIPCHLFQPKDYPSREAYEQEIVEKLNNLKIDLVVLAGYMRLLTPVIVEAYAGRLINIHPSLLPAFPGKNAIGQALDYGVTLTGITVHFVDGGMDTGPIIAQRAVEVSAEDTAESLGASIHAIEQQLYPEVVSWFARGLVKLEGRKVTILAKECQENTQTAT, from the coding sequence ATGTCCGGTTTACGTATTGCCGTATTCGCTTCCGGGCAAGGAAGTAACTTTCAGGCTTTAGTAGAAGCTGCATCTAATGGAAAAATAAAGGGTTCAATTGAGCTTCTTGTCAGCGATAAACCGCAGGCGCTTGTTGTCCAAAAAGCACAGTCTGCGGGGATTCCCTGCCACCTCTTTCAGCCGAAAGACTATCCTTCACGTGAAGCGTATGAACAGGAAATCGTCGAAAAGCTGAACAACCTCAAGATTGATCTTGTTGTACTGGCAGGTTATATGAGACTACTGACTCCCGTTATTGTCGAAGCGTACGCAGGAAGACTCATCAACATTCATCCATCTCTGTTGCCAGCTTTTCCAGGTAAAAATGCAATTGGACAAGCTTTGGATTACGGGGTAACTCTTACGGGTATAACGGTACACTTTGTTGACGGAGGAATGGATACAGGACCCATTATTGCACAGCGTGCAGTAGAGGTTTCTGCGGAAGATACCGCGGAATCGTTAGGGGCATCCATTCATGCAATAGAGCAGCAGTTATATCCGGAGGTTGTTTCTTGGTTTGCGAGAGGCCTCGTAAAACTGGAAGGACGGAAAGTTACGATTCTTGCGAAAGAATGCCAGGAAAATACTCAAACTGCAACATAG